ATTTGAGATCCAGTGCCTTTGGGATCTTTTAgggtcaataaaaataaatgtgcctTATCTAGACTTACAAGAGATTTTTAATGCCACCTAAGCTCTCTGCAAGAGGCCAAAGGGGATTATTTCTGTTATAAACATTTGTAAGGACCAATATAGGGGCAGGTTATAGATCTCTGACAAAGATTTCTAAGTCTGTGATGACTGTGTTAATTTTCTTTCCAGACCCTACCTAGCCTGTCATCCTAGGGCCCAGGAGGGCTAGCTAATGACTGGATCCAAATGTAATCAGTATCCTCTCCAGAACTCTGCAAGCTAAAAACCACCCTCTGTAGTAAGTGCTCCAGAAGAAGCCTCTGTCTGCAGAGGGAGagctatttcttttattctttgaagTCAGCATATTTTAGAACCTAGCCCCACTAAAGCAAACATGTGAGGGGACTGCTGTGGGTCAGTGTGCCACCATGGGGTAGGGGAACTCAGTGGAAAGGGCTCTGCTGTTATCCACCTGGGCCACATCAAGCAGGTAACAACCACTGTGGGACTTAAATCCTTCAAATGGGAAACAAAAGGGAGAGATgcttcaagatggcagagtagaaggacacggagctcaccctctcccacgaatacatcaaaaatacatcgatgtgtggaacagttctcacagaatacctactgaactttggcagaagaTCTGTTACAATTGGAACTACAAGGAAAATCTTCATGAAACTGGATAAgccaaggtcctactgtatggcacagggaactatattcaatatcttttaatagtctataatgaaaaaaaatttgaaaaggaatatatatatatgtataactcaatTCCTAGGCTGTATACCAGATATTAACACaacaatttaattcaattttaaatttaattcaaatttatttcaatttttataaaaggTTAAAGTAGATGACATCTCTAATGTTCATTCCTGGTTTTTATAAGCCCATTTCCGAACTAAAAGCAGACCTACAATTATCTATCTAGCAAGAAATAACCCCAAATTTCCATCATTTACTCAAAAGAATCATGGAATTTCTGAAACCAGGTTATACAGGTTTCTCTTTCAAAACAGTCATGGGTACCATTATACTGGTTGCCATAATCTGTCCACAGCAAGTTTTCAAGCCATTCAGTGAAATTTTTATAAGCACactgttgtatttctttttcagtaatattttaaactaatgattatatttttttttctatatacagGAGATAAAGTCCTCACACTCCCTATTCCACAGTGTAGAGAATGCAGTTCCTGCTTGCACCCCAAGGGAAACTTCTGTGAGAAGCAAGAGTTAGTAGATTTGcccatcttttatttattttgtcactCTTTTACTAAAACGCTGATATTGAGCAAGCACTTACCTGTAGCTAAAGGTGTTCCCTTCTCTCTTTGCAACCTCGTGTGTCTGTGCCGGTGCCGGTGCTTGTGTCTGCGGAACAGTGTTCTACCTTCCTCTGGATTGATGCTGGATGGGACTAGCAGATTTACCtgcaaaggagaaaagatttATCACTCTTTTGGCACAAGCACGTTCAGTGAATATACTGTTGTGCATGAGATTGCAGTGGCAAAAATAGATGATGCTGCTCCCATGGATAAAATTTGTGCCATAAGCTGTGCAGTGCCTACAGGCTATGGGGCTGCGGTTCACTCAGCCAAGGTGAGGAAAATACCTCAGTGTTAACATGTAATAGTGATTTGCCTAGAAAACGTCAAAACCAGGCCAAAACAGTCCATATGTTTGAACTAGTGTATATAGTTCCAAAAGTCTcaactgttgtttttgtttgtttgtttacttaattaCACGTGTTCAAGTTTGATTCCTGACACAGACATGCCTTGTGAATTTGCAGGTCATTCCTGGTTCTACCTGTGTGATCTTTGGACTTGGAGGAGTCGGCTTAGCCATTGTCATGGGCTGCAAAGCCTCTGGTGCTGCTAGAATCATTGGGGTTGACATTAACGAGAAGAAATTTCCCTGGGCAAGAGCGTTAGGGGTCACTGATTGTCTCAACCCTCAGAACCTCAAGAAGCCCGTCCAGGAGGTGGTCATGGAAATGACAGGCGTTGGTGTTGACTTTGCCTTTGAGGCCATCGGACTCCCAGAGACCATGGTGTGTAGGCTTGGGTCACAGTGAGTATAGGCACACCTCAGAGAtgttgcaggtttggttccaggccactataataaagtgaatattgtaaTAAAGCAAGACACACTAATTTTTTAGTttcagtgcatgtaaaagttatgtttacactatactgtagtctattagtGTGTaacagcattatgtctgaaaaaacaatgtacacaccttaatttaaaaatactttattgataACAAATGCtaatcatctgagccttcagcaagtcataattttttgcaatagtaacatcaaagatcactgatcacacatcacaataacaaatataatagtaatgaaaaagtttgaaatactgcaagaattactaaatgagacacagagacaaagtgagcaaatgctgttgggaaaatggcactgatagacttgctcaatgcagggttaccataaacatttaatttgtaaaaaatacattatctgCAAAATGCAAAGTACAATGAAACAACGTATGTCTACAGATGCTTAACCAGTGGGGACACATTAAGTATAACTCTCTTGAACATACATTTTGGACCTGTAGACCCCAAATCTAAAAATGGAATGTAAATTCACTctgaaacatttgttttaaaaataaaagcaatatagaCTTAAAAATATGTCATTATAGTATACAAAGTTCAAACATGCAAAAAGCTACCATTCTAGTATTTCCTTTCCTGTATTCCTAGCTCTTTCTTCATAtacatatttctatatttaagtATGAACGTTATTTAATTCACATATAATATTCACATGTGTTCTATATCAGAACCATTCATTTATTCGAAAAATGAGCTCCTGTGCACCAGTGTGTTAAGTTCAGGGATACAAGAGTGAATAAAATCAGCACCAGACTCTTGGCTCTGACAGTGTAGAAGAGAGAACGTAGGCATTCGATTCATTTCAGTGTGTACCTAACGTTTGTGGTCAAAGAATGAAGGAAGTAGAGGTAATGATataaaaagaaagaggcaaaataaggcaaaatggaggaaaggggaaggacaGCAGGATTAAGAAccagaaaaggaagtaaaataaatagCTATGAAGAATTACACTGTACATccttagaaaattaatttttttaaatgaagcttcacatatgtatatgtttgctttgttttaatagAAATGAGTTGGACAGAGAGTCACAGCAAGTGAGAAGATCAGGCAAAGAATTGAGTGTGTAGAACTTTGAGGTGGTgggtaattttatttaataaacacatGGTACATTCTACGTGCCAGATAGTGTACTAAATGTTTTAAGTATGATAAATcacttaattctcataacaaccgTATGAAATTGGgagtattattctttttttttttttacaaatgaagaaatggaggcctAGGGAGGTAACTCGCCTCAGATCACACAGCAGACTGCTCTTTAGCACTGAACTCTACTGGTTCTCGAACAAGGTTCCATTACTGGCAGTGTTGAAGCTGAGGCTGAAGAAACCTTTGCCCAGGATGAGGTTTGAAATCTAGAAAATCTGTGATTCCTTCCACCACTGCTGGTAGTTGTTATTTGTGTATGGAATGTGCACATGGTTGTTATCATCCTTGTCAGACTGCTGCTTGGGACTGCTGCCACCTGAGTTATGGTGTCTGTGTCATCATCGGGATGGCTCCACATAATTCGCAGCTTTCCCTTGACGCAACGAAGGTTATCACTGGACGGACGCTGAAGGGCGTAGCTTTAGGAGGTAGGTTGGTCCCTTTAGGAAGGGACCAGTTGTTTGCTCTCATGAAATCTCTTTCACCTTTGGTAGAAACATAGAATTCAAACTTCTTTTCCTTGCCAGAACAGAGCTACAATGGTAGACGTTTCCAAAGACTTCTTCTCCGATGAGTTGGTGTATTTCGCAAGTCAATTTTAGTGCATTTAATTAAACAGGTTTTTTTacatgcaaataaaatttttatctccTGCAAAATAGTTTTTGGGTTTTTCCAGTGTTTGAAGTAATTCAGCTAACTTCAGTTCTGGCACCAGTGGATTCCAAGTTTGTTGTGTTACTTTAACAGCAATGCTTTTTGGATAATTATATACACCAACTTGGTGTTTGGCACTTTGATTTTTGTCTTCCTAGAGAAGCCCTTATTTCCAAGCAATATTGACAACAACTTTACTAAATTAACATTCCCACCTTCATCCACTGCTCTGATGGGAAGTCCCCATGCCACCTCACTGTGTGTGAACACGGAGCAAAGGAAATAGCTGTGTAATGGTAAACCCAGGAAGCAGGTTGGAGACTGATAGTTTATTTTAAAGGGCTTTTTCTTAACTCAGTAACACATGAatattgactaattttttttctccaaaggagTTCTAGGTAACAGAACTGTCTATAGCAGCCACACTTAACAACAGCAGTCAACAGCTTCTGATGTACAAATGAATTAATTATCTCTCATCTTCAATGGCAAATTTTCAGAATAATCTACCCATCTCCATGGcttatttgatttgttttcttttggttggtttgatatttctcaaattttattaCAATATCGTTTTTGTTTTGCAGGTTATAAAACCAGAGACTGTGTTCCCCAACTTGTGACTGattacttacaaaataaaattaatatagatCCTTTAATAACCCATCAGCTGCCTTTTGAACAACTCCACAAAGCTTTTGAGTTGTACCATGCTGGAAAAACGTGAGTGTATTATTTGATGATCTCCTGGACCCTGAATTCACAAAGAAAATGACTCTTCAAATATCTCCAAGTGGTTTTGTGAGAAAGAGATGGCTACTGGGGCCTTCAATATCTCTGACACACTCTAACCTATTTCCTATTGTCACTGGGATAATAAAAGGTTTTACCTGAAGGCCCCTCTTCAGGAAAGACACACATTAACCTATTTCAAAGAAATGTTCAAGTATTCAGTATAACACTAAGAACCACTCTACCCAACACTGGTCAACTATGCATTAGTTTTCTGGTTACAGAAATGATCTAGAATAAGTGAGGTGACATTACTGGAGTCATAGAATCTCACAAGTAATCTTAGATGCAAAGCTTTAGACTCCATCTAGGGCATAAAACCTTTCTATATCATTTCTGACCGATGGTCAGTCTGCTCTGGCTAGTACACCTTGGAGATGGAGTGTTCACTCaatgtgttcatttattcattcaacatgtatttagTGATGATACACTATTTGCCAGGACTGTCCTAAGTGCTGGAGACACAGTGGAGAACAAGCACCAAGCAGTAAATGAGAGTTACTCCTGTGACGAATGCTTTGATTTTCTAATTCTGATTCCAAGCACATCTCCCTTTTAtattctctccccaccccactctacCTATATCCTttgttgagtgattttttttttaaatttaatctagGTCTTTAAATTTTACTTGCTATACATTGTTGGTTTTGACCTAGAATATTAGCCCATTTAAATCAGGAATGAAGAGCCAAAAAAACTCATCTAAAGTTTTCGAAACAAATTATAGAGGAGGGGGTGGCTCTAGCAGGAAGTAGACCcagtgaaaaaggaaaggaacCAAGGGAACTCATTTATTCTTCCCTAATCAGACATGCTAGATTCTGGGGCTGATGGAAGCTGATCAGAAGCTATAGCAGAGGGTATAGATGTCTCTGTGATTATGTAGCCAGAGGGAATGGTGCTCAAAGCTGGGGCCTTCCTTTCACAGCTCATTTTGGACCTTGCTTTCACCAAATCCTATGTTTCATATAGGTGAACTAGAGTGAAGGTAGAGTCAGGAATAGGTAGGCAAGGCAGTTTTTCAATAAGGTACATAATTACTTTGCTGAAATCACTGTTTCTCAAGCAATTCAATTTTTTTAtcgttgcattttttttttatcattgccTTTTTATGTTTCAGCATCCGCTGTGTTCTGCTGTTCTGAGATCCCAGATGATGAAAGGTGCAAGGATATCCTTGggaactttcttcttttcctgtttcatCTCCCTGAGTGTTAGTGCAATGGAAAGAGAAGCATTGGAGATGAGAATGCAGTGTGattattcaaaatgaaataaGTGCATCCTGaatgtaattataataaaataaacttctcaGAGTACAGATGTTACATTACATTCTGTGACTTGAAAAAGAGGGGGGGGTGGGACTTAATTGATGGCATTGTTGATATATCCCTCAACCCAACAGATCTCTGTCATTGGTCCATGAAAGCTGCCCCTGAATTATCCCTGAGTTATTCCTTGTTCCCATCCTCAAgttatcttcaaaatatattgaTTTCTCTGTATCTCTCTTGCCACTCTAGGGCTTATATGATGGTTTTGCTGCTTCTACAACATGCTGGGGTATCATAAATCTTTGGAAAGCTATCTTGGGACATAGTAAGCCATTTTCTATCCTAAGGTCTTTGTACCATCCTATGCCTGTACCCATGAAATGTTGAGGCATAGTTCCTAACTTCTTTCAAACACACAAACACGTTTAGGAAATCTTGCCATCTCTGCCCTTAGGAAGCATATGTAGGACCCTCTCAAAGGAACTCATCCATATCTACAACTTCATAACTTCCTTTCCAAGTCTTTTCTCTTCACCAAACCAGTATAATCATTACCTCATTGGAGTTGGGAGAttgggagaagagggaaaaagttAGCTCCtcttatctgtttcttttttttcttagctcCTCTTCATCTGTTTCATCTGTTTCATCTGTCCTTGAGATATTTCCATTCTCCTTAATCTTTCACTTTTGAAACACAATTTCTGAAACAATTCTGTTTCAATTGCAATATCCCTTCCTGAGATTTGAGCTCAGAAAGTCTAGTTGACTTAATGAGAGAAGGTCCAAGAATTAAAGAGAACACATGAAAATTttaaggtaaatattttaaatataatcctGCCAGTCTAGCTCTGTCACCTTAACAAGCCCTTCCCTCTCTGAGTGTCAATTGCTAcattgtaaaatggggaaaataagagTAATGCTATAGGATGATTTCTAAGGCAAGATCACatgtataaaagtaaaaataaatggaaatatgtctaaaatttttaaagaataaaataattagaatctaaggaaaggggaaaaataaagcaaagaatattttaaactaagaagttaagaataaaatttatagcatttaaatattttaaagaataaaaaggtaAGTAAGGCTAGGAGGAACTGAGtttcaaaggaataaaatgatacttattttaaataaaatataaaagtgacTTAAAATCATGAGGGAAAAAAGCAGTAACAGAACATATTCTtaataaaacacaaatagaaaaagaaaagagctggTAGCAGGGTTGCATCTTGATCAGAAATTTCAGGATGGAAATGCCCAGCCATCAAGGACAGTCCCTCAAGCTGAAAGACCGCTGCACTTGTAGAGAAGCTTGGGAAGCAAGAAACACAAAACATACAGTAGGGCCAGGAGCAGGACGCACTTGGATGGAAGGCTTTTTTCTTGGTCTTGACTGAAAGCCTCATGCCCCCAGACATTATTACAGAGACATCAAGTTGACCCTATTGTCCCTAAATTACCCAGCTTACATGTGAATTTTGGTCCAAGAAGGATGGAATATCAATAAATACTCATATCCTTTGCTTGGGACAACTGACTAAACTAGAGGGGGATTAAGATACAATCCTTAGACTCAATGCACTCTAAATTTCAGACAAATTTAAAttgtaaatgtaaaaattaaatggtaaaaatattaaattaaggtTAAGGGTAAATTTTTTTACATTAGGGTAAAAAGGCCATTCTAAGCATGACACCAAAGATGGAAACCATGGTTTACAAcagtaaaaaatagaaaagcctAAATTTCTAACAGTTGTGAATTgattacatatttattatctgtATAATGTTATACCACagatttttaaagtgataaaataGTCCTCCTTTTGTCCATACAGAAAGATATCCACAGCATATTGTTAGATTTAAAGACAAATGTGGACACAAAACGCCGTTCACAAAACAACGCATATGTTATCTTGTTTTGgtgtataaataaaaacaaaccaacaaacaaatctGGGAGTCTTTGTGTTAAATGTTAAAGTGGCTGTCTCTGGCTAGTAGGATTCTCTCTAGCTAGTGATGATTTGTGAGAAGACAGTGAGGTACTTTTAAAACATCTTGATTAGGAACATTACAGAAACCTTTCTCCCATACAGTTACACTTCTGAAATGTAGATCCAAATGGGCAGTATTTCTGAGGATCTTCCAGATACAAATTGTCAAAGGATGACTCAAAGACATTTAGTTATTTTGCACAGTATTTAATTGTTTGCGAAGGAATCAGTTGGTCAGAGGGAATAAAGgaacaaaggcaaaaatgaaacataaatgaTAAGtgacagaagggagaaaaaaatcttcagaaagCCAAATCTGGGAACCACAAATAGCATTTGCATGTTGTCAGAGGTTGGGGTAAACTGATGAACAAGCAGCTAGCAAAGTCTGAGAATTCTGTTTCTGAGTAAGCTTACTTGGACTgtcaaagaaaacaatttcagcTGCTGA
The nucleotide sequence above comes from Camelus dromedarius isolate mCamDro1 chromosome 1, mCamDro1.pat, whole genome shotgun sequence. Encoded proteins:
- the LOC105089542 gene encoding alcohol dehydrogenase 1 gives rise to the protein MDTAGKIITCRAAIAWAANSLSIEKVQVEPPKAGEVRIKMTSSGICSSDDHILKGLFPVNFPLIPGHEGAGIVESIGKGVRSVKPGDKVLTLPIPQCRECSSCLHPKGNFCEKQDVLPSSGLMLDGTSRFTCKGEKIYHSFGTSTFSEYTVVHEIAVAKIDDAAPMDKICAISCAVPTGYGAAVHSAKVIPGSTCVIFGLGGVGLAIVMGCKASGAARIIGVDINEKKFPWARALGVTDCLNPQNLKKPVQEVVMEMTGVGVDFAFEAIGLPETMTAAWDCCHLSYGVCVIIGMAPHNSQLSLDATKVITGRTLKGVALGGYKTRDCVPQLVTDYLQNKINIDPLITHQLPFEQLHKAFELYHAGKTIRCVLLF